The stretch of DNA CTGATCATCATCGGCTCCGGCCCGGCCGGCTACACCGCGGCCATCTACGCCGCCCGCGCCGGCCTGAACCCGCTCGTCCTCGCAGGGGCGGTAACCGCGGGAGGTGCCCTGATGAACACCACCGACGTGGAGAACTTCCCCGGCTTCCCCGAAGGTATCCAGGGTCCCGAGCTCATGGACGGCTTGCAGCAGCAGGCCGAGAGGTTCGGCGCGCAGGTGGTGTTCGACGACGTCACGGCCGTCGAACTGGCCGGGCACCTCAAGCGGGTGGTCACCGGCGCCGGAGAGACCCATGAGGCCCGGGCCGTCATCCTCGCCACCGGCTCCGCCTACAAGGAACTGGGACTGCCGGAGGAGAAAAAGTTCAGCGGCCACGGCGTCTCCTGGTGCGCCACCTGCGACGGCTTCTTCTTCCGGGAACAGGACATCATCGTCGTCGGCGGCGGGGATTCCGCGATGGAGGAAGCCACCTTCCTGACCCGGTTCGGAAAGTCCGTCACCATCGTGGTCCGCACCGGCCAGCTGCGTGCCTCCCGGATCATGGCCCAGCGGGCCAAGGACAACCCGAAGATCCGGTTCGCCTGGAATTCCGTCATCACCGGCATCCACGGCGACGGGAAGGTCACGGGAGTCACCCTCAAGGACACCCTGACCGGCGAAACCCGGGAGCAGGCGGCCACCGGCATTTTCGTTGCGATCGGCCACGTCCCGCGCACCGAGCTGCTGACCGGGCAGGTGGACCTCGACGCCGACGGCTATATCAAGGTCGACTCCCCCACAACGGTCACGAACCTGTCCGGCGTCTTTGCTTGCGGCGACGCCGTGGACCACCGCTACCGCCAGGCGATCACCGCCGCCGGCACGGGGTGCGCCGCGGCCCTCGACGCCGAACGCTACCTCGCGGCGCTGGATGATGCGGACAGCATCGCCACCGCCCTGGTGGAGGAACCAGTCCACTCCTGAGGCAAGGGAAAGGCTGGATGAGCACGGCATGCTGTGAAAGGTTCCCAATGGCGGGCAGACCGTGAAGTATGGGGTCCATGAGTTCAACATACGATGCCTCCCGCCCGGTCGAGTCCGATGCCCCCGAAGCAGTGAACGCTGCCGTCCGGGAGGCCACCCGGGAACTCAGCGAAACGCTTCGTCGAAACGGCCACGAGGTCGCCTTTGAAGATATTGCGCGGTTGGGGCACACCGAATCCTGGGACGACGAAGGCCAGCGCTGGGTCCAGGTCACCTGGACGGACGAAGAGCCCGGCGACGCAGCCCCCGAAGCCTAGGCCGGGGCCTGCAAAGAACCCGCCGGCTCGTACCGTTCGAGGGCCGTGCCGGCAGCGACGATCTTCCGCAGGTCCGCGAGGCCTCCAGCCAGTTCACCGGCGGCGCGTGCCTGCACCAGCACGTTGCCGAGGGCGGTGGCCTCGACCGGCCCCGCGACCACCGGTTTGCCCGTAGCGTCGGCCGTCAGCCGGCAGAGGAGCCGGTTCTGCGAACCGCCGCCAACGATGTGCACGACGCCGATGCTGCGTCCGGTGAGCCGTTCGGCGTCGCGGATGGTCCGCGCGTAACCGGCAGCCAGGCTGTCCAGGATGCAGCGGACAACCTCCGCGGGCCGGTCCGCAAGGCCGGCGCCGGCATGGCGGACGGCAGCGCGGATCCGGTCGGGCATGTTGTCCGGCGGCGTGAAGGCGGGGTCGTCGGCGTTGATCTGCGGTCCGCCGGGCGGCAGCTCTGCGGCATCCTCCAGCAGCCGGGCGAGCGGCAGCGTCAGGCCCTCGGCGGCCCACGTCCGCTGGCACTCGCTGAGCAGCCACAGGCCGCCGACGTTGCGCAAGTACCGGATGGTGCCGTCCACGCCGCGCTCATTGGTGAAATTCGCGAGCCGGCTGGCCTCGCTGAGGACCGGATGCTGAAGTTCGACGCCCACCAGCGACCACGTCCCGGACGAAATGTAGGCGAAATCCGGGGTCCCCGCGGGCACGGCCGCCACAGCGGATGCGGTGTCGTGCGAGCCGACCGCCACCACCGGGGTACCGGCGGGCAGCCCGGTCCGCACGGCGATGGCCGGCAGGACGGTGCCGATCGTTTCCCCGGGCTGGATCAGCGGCGGAAACAGGTCCTGCGGCAGGTCCAGGGCAGCCAGGAACTCCGCGGCCCACTCACCCGCGGCGGCATCGAAGAGCCCCGTGGTGGAGGCATTGGTGGCTTCCGTCCGCCGCACACCCGTGAGCCGGAAAGCGATCAGGTCCGGAATCAGCAGCGCCTGGACACCATGCAGATCACCTTCGCTGGCGAGCTGGTAGAGCGTGTTGAACTGCAGGAACTGCAGACCCGTAGTGCCGTACAGCCGCGCAGGAGCCAGGCGCTCATGGACACGGCCGACGGCGGCGCGGCTGCGCTCATCCCGGTAGCTGTACGGCTGGGCGACGAGCGCGCCCGAGGCATCCACCAGCCCGTAGTCCACGGCCCAGGTGTCGATGCCGACGCTCGCGATGCGCGCTCCGCGTGCCGCTGCCGCCGTTGCGGCCTCAGTAAGGCCGGTGAGCACTTCCGCGAACAGGGCATCGAAGTCCCAGCGCAGCCCGCCGCCGGACCGAACCACGGCGTTCGGAAACCGGTGCACGGTTTCGAGGGAAACCCCGGGGTCCCCGTCGTCGTTCTCCCTGATCCGGCCCAGCATCACCCGGCCGGAGGACGCGCCGATATCGACGGCGGCGAAGACGCTGCCCCCGGAGTCCGCCCTTTTCCCGGTCATCGGAGGAAAGCATTGGCGACGCCGGCATCCACCGGAATGTGCAACCCGGTGGTGTGCGAGAGCTCACTGCTGGTGAGCACGGCGGCGGCGTTGGCCACGTTCTCGGGCAGGACCTCGCGCTTGAGCAGGGTGCGCTGGGCGTAGTACTCGCCCAGTTTTTCCTCTTCCACGCCGTACACGGCGGCGCGCTTGGCGCCCCAGCCGCCGGCGAAGATCCCCGAACCGCGGACGACGCCGTCGGGGTTAATGCCGTTGACCCGGATGCCGTGCCCGCCCAGCTCCGCCGCGAGCAGCCGGACCTGGTGCGCCTGGTCGGCCTTGGTGGCGGAGTACGCGATGTTGTTGGGGCCGGCGAAGACGGAGTTCTTGGAGGAGATGTAGAGGATGTCCCCGCCCATCCCCTGCTCGATCAGGACCCGCGCGGCGGCCTTGGACACCAGGAAGGAACCCTTGGCCATGACGTTGTGCTGGAGGTCCCAGTCCTTCTCCGTGGTCTCCAGCAGGGGCTTGGAAATGGACAGCCCGGCGTTGTTGACCACCAGGTCCAGCCCCCCGAAGGCCAGGACGGCGGCTTCCACCGCGGCCACCACCTGCGCCTCGTCCGTGACGTCGGCCTGGATCCCGACGGCGGCGTCGGGGCCGCCGAGTTCAGCGGCGACGGCCTCGGCGTTCTCCAGGTTCAGGTCCGCGATCACGACGCAGGCTCCTTCGGCGGCGAGCCGGGTGGCGATGGCCTTGCCGATGCCGGACGCAGCCCCGGTCACGAGGGCGATCCGGGTCGCGTGCGACTTGGGTTTGGGCATCCGGGCGAGTTTGGCTTCCTCGAGGGCCCAGTATTCGATCCGGAACTTCTCGGCTTCCTCGATCGGGGCGTACGTGGAGACGGCCTCCGCGCCGCGCATCACGTTGATGGCGTTGAGGTAGTACTCCCCGGCCACCCGGGCTGTCTGCTTGTCCTTGCCGTAGGAGAACATCCCCACGCCGGGGACCAGCACAATGGCCGGATCCGCGCCGCGCAGGGCTGGGCTGTCGGGACCCGCGTGCCGGTCATAGTAGGCCTGGTAGTCCTCGCGGTAGGCGGCGTGGAGTTCCTTCAACCGGGCTACGGAGTCCTCGACGGACGCTTCGGCGGGCAGGTCCAGGACCAGGGGCTTGACCTTGGTGCGCAGGAAATGGTCCGGGCAGGAAGTGCCCAGGGCGCCCAGGCGCGGGTGTTCCTGCCCCTCGAGGAACTCCAAGACCGCCGGGTCATCGCTGAAGTGCCCTATGACCGGCTTGTCCGCGGACGCGAGCCCGCGGATCACCGGTGCCAGCGCCGCGGCCTTGGCCCGCCGTGCCGGTTCCGGCAGGGCGGCGTAGCCCGGGAGCTTTGGCCCGAACGGCTCGGGGCGGCCGTGCTCGGCGATGTACTTCTCGGCCTGCTCGATGATCCACAGCGAGTTTGCTTCGGCTTCCTCGCTGGTGGCGCCCCACGCGGTGGTGCCGTGGCCGCCGAGGATGGTGCCGATGGCCTGCGGGTTGGCGTCCTTGATGGCGGCGATGTCCAGGCCGAGCTGGAAGCCGGGCCGCCGCCATGGCACCCAGGCGACCTTGTCGCCGAAGATCTCCCAGGTGAGGGCCTCGCCGTCGGCAGCCGTGGCGATTGCGATGCCGGAATCCGGGTGCAGGTGGTCCACGTGGGCCGCGTCCACCAGCCCGTGCATGGCGGTATCGATCGAGGGCGCCGCCCCGCCTTTGCCGTGCAGGCAGTAGTCGAAGGCCGCCACCATCTCGTCTTCACGCTCGACGCCGGGGTACACGTTCCGGAGTGCCTGCAGCCGGTCCAGCCGGAGCACCGCGAGTCCGGGCTCGGTCAGCGTGCCAAGGTCACCGCCGGAGCCCTTCACCCACAGCAGCCGGACGTCCTCACCGGTGACGGGATCCCTTTCGGTGCCCTTGGCGGACGTGTTGCCGCCGGCGTAATTCGTGTTCCGCTTGTCCGCTCCGAGGCGGTTGGAACGGTTGAGCAGTTGTTCCACAGCTGGGTTGGTCATGGTTTTAGGCTCCCCATCCGGCCTGGTGGCCGCCCTGGCGGTCGGCGTTGATTTTTTCCTGGTATCCGCTCGCCGCGAAGGCGGCCATCGGGTCGGCGGGAACCCCGCGGGACTCCCGCCACTGTGCAAGATCGGGCCGGACGTCGGTGTAGAACGCGTCCATCAGCACGGCATTCGCCGCCAGCACGTCTCCGGCATTCTGCGCCGCTTCAAGGGCGGCGGTGTCGACCAGCAGTGCCCGTGCCGTCATTTCCTGCACGTTGAGAACCGAGCGGATCTGCCCCGGGATCTTCCCTTCGACGTTGTGGCACTGGTCCAGCATGAAGGCCACCCCCGCGGCGGGGTCGAGTCCGCCGCCACGGACCACCTCGTGCATGATGCGGAACAGCTGGAACGGGTCCGCCGCACCCACGATCAGGTCATCGTCCGCGTAGAAACGGGAGTTGAAGTCGAAGGAACCCAGCCTGCCCAGGCGCAGCAGCTGCGCCACGATGAACTCGATGTTGGTGCCGGGAGCGTGGTGGCCGGTGTCCAGGCAGACCTTGGCCTTCTCGCCGAGGGCAACGCAGTGCACATAGGACGTACCCCAGTCCGGAACATCCGTGTGATAGAAAGCCGGCTCGAAGAACTTGTACTCCAGCACCAGCCGCTGGTCATCCTCGAGGCGGTCGTAGACCTTGCGCAGCGACTCTGCCAGCCAGTCCTGCCGGGCCCGCAGGTTGCCCTGCCCGGGGTAGTTGGTCCCGTCCGCCAACCAGATCTTCAGGTCCTTGGAACCGGTCTGGTTCATCACTTCCAGGCACTCGTACATGTGGTCGACAGCCTTCGATCGGACCGCCGGGTCGCTGTGGGTGAGGCTGCCGAACTTGTAGTCGTCGTCCTGGAACGTGTTGCTGTTGACCGTCCCGAGCTTCACGCCGAGTCCCGCGGCGTACTCCGCCAGCGCCGCGTAATCGTCCGACTTGTCCCAGGGAATGTGCAGGGCCACCGACGGCGCCAGTCCGGTGAGGGTGTTGACCTGGGCGGCGTCGGCGAGCTTTTCCTCGATGGTCCGCGGGGTGCCCGGCGTCGAAAAGACTTTGAAGCGGGTGCCGGAGTTGCCGAAGGCCCAGGAAGGCAGCTCGATGCGTTGTTGCTCGAGCGTGGTCAGAACGTCAGTGGGGATAGACACGTCAGTCTCCTTGAGATGTGGAGGAGGAGAAGCCGGGCGTTGAGGCGGCCAGTTGGTCCTCGAGGTTGAATATTTCAGTCAGTTGAAGGAAGCCTTCGTCCGGGGCCCCGTCCAGGTCTTCGAAGAAGCCGGACATCTGCTCCTGCCAGCGGGCGTTGACGTCGGTGGCTGCCATCCGGGCCTGGGCTTCGGGAAGGCTGTCGGTTTCGAAATAGCCGATCAGCAGGCCGTCGGGGCGCAGGAAAAGTGAGTAGTTGTGCCATCCGGAGCTCTTCAGCGCCGCTAGCATCTCCGGCCACACGGCAGCATGCCGCCGCGTGTACTCCTCGATACGTCCCGGCTTGACCTGCAGCTGGAAGCAGACGCGCTGGCGGCTCACGGGAGCACCACGTGCCGGTGTTCGACGCCCAGCAGGGATGCGGCCGCCTTGATGTCGGCCGCGCGGTGCCCCACGCAGAGGGCCCAGTGATGGCCGACACCGGTCTGGCTCCATTGGTCCACCCACAGCCCCGGGTCCCCGCCGAAGTCCACCCGGGAGGTCGTGTTGCCGATGGCCAGCAGCGGACCCGGCACCACTTCACCCTCCGCGGTGACGAAGACGTAGCTGCCGTCCCGGTCCTGACCGATCCCGAACGTTGTGACGGGCCCGTGGCGGACGTCGAACTCCACCGAGACGCCCCAGCCGCGCTTGCCGTGATACACGCCCAGCCCGCGAAGCAGCGGGTCCTGGGCGGAGACCGCGAGGTGCGCCGGCCCGTCGTGGCCCATCTCCACCACATTGTCGAAGAAGTTGAGCGCCTGGATTTCGGTGAACGAGCCCCCGGCACCGATCGCCTGGGCGGCAAGCATGGCGATGGAGGTCCGGAGCTCGAATTCACCGGCCATCGGAATGCCGCGGGCTGTGA from Arthrobacter sp. B3I9 encodes:
- the trxB gene encoding thioredoxin-disulfide reductase, producing the protein MSTASSKTATPTSAAASTQQLIIIGSGPAGYTAAIYAARAGLNPLVLAGAVTAGGALMNTTDVENFPGFPEGIQGPELMDGLQQQAERFGAQVVFDDVTAVELAGHLKRVVTGAGETHEARAVILATGSAYKELGLPEEKKFSGHGVSWCATCDGFFFREQDIIVVGGGDSAMEEATFLTRFGKSVTIVVRTGQLRASRIMAQRAKDNPKIRFAWNSVITGIHGDGKVTGVTLKDTLTGETREQAATGIFVAIGHVPRTELLTGQVDLDADGYIKVDSPTTVTNLSGVFACGDAVDHRYRQAITAAGTGCAAALDAERYLAALDDADSIATALVEEPVHS
- a CDS encoding rhamnulokinase family protein; this encodes MTGKRADSGGSVFAAVDIGASSGRVMLGRIRENDDGDPGVSLETVHRFPNAVVRSGGGLRWDFDALFAEVLTGLTEAATAAAARGARIASVGIDTWAVDYGLVDASGALVAQPYSYRDERSRAAVGRVHERLAPARLYGTTGLQFLQFNTLYQLASEGDLHGVQALLIPDLIAFRLTGVRRTEATNASTTGLFDAAAGEWAAEFLAALDLPQDLFPPLIQPGETIGTVLPAIAVRTGLPAGTPVVAVGSHDTASAVAAVPAGTPDFAYISSGTWSLVGVELQHPVLSEASRLANFTNERGVDGTIRYLRNVGGLWLLSECQRTWAAEGLTLPLARLLEDAAELPPGGPQINADDPAFTPPDNMPDRIRAAVRHAGAGLADRPAEVVRCILDSLAAGYARTIRDAERLTGRSIGVVHIVGGGSQNRLLCRLTADATGKPVVAGPVEATALGNVLVQARAAGELAGGLADLRKIVAAGTALERYEPAGSLQAPA
- a CDS encoding bifunctional aldolase/short-chain dehydrogenase; this translates as MTNPAVEQLLNRSNRLGADKRNTNYAGGNTSAKGTERDPVTGEDVRLLWVKGSGGDLGTLTEPGLAVLRLDRLQALRNVYPGVEREDEMVAAFDYCLHGKGGAAPSIDTAMHGLVDAAHVDHLHPDSGIAIATAADGEALTWEIFGDKVAWVPWRRPGFQLGLDIAAIKDANPQAIGTILGGHGTTAWGATSEEAEANSLWIIEQAEKYIAEHGRPEPFGPKLPGYAALPEPARRAKAAALAPVIRGLASADKPVIGHFSDDPAVLEFLEGQEHPRLGALGTSCPDHFLRTKVKPLVLDLPAEASVEDSVARLKELHAAYREDYQAYYDRHAGPDSPALRGADPAIVLVPGVGMFSYGKDKQTARVAGEYYLNAINVMRGAEAVSTYAPIEEAEKFRIEYWALEEAKLARMPKPKSHATRIALVTGAASGIGKAIATRLAAEGACVVIADLNLENAEAVAAELGGPDAAVGIQADVTDEAQVVAAVEAAVLAFGGLDLVVNNAGLSISKPLLETTEKDWDLQHNVMAKGSFLVSKAAARVLIEQGMGGDILYISSKNSVFAGPNNIAYSATKADQAHQVRLLAAELGGHGIRVNGINPDGVVRGSGIFAGGWGAKRAAVYGVEEEKLGEYYAQRTLLKREVLPENVANAAAVLTSSELSHTTGLHIPVDAGVANAFLR
- the rhaI gene encoding L-rhamnose isomerase, with amino-acid sequence MSIPTDVLTTLEQQRIELPSWAFGNSGTRFKVFSTPGTPRTIEEKLADAAQVNTLTGLAPSVALHIPWDKSDDYAALAEYAAGLGVKLGTVNSNTFQDDDYKFGSLTHSDPAVRSKAVDHMYECLEVMNQTGSKDLKIWLADGTNYPGQGNLRARQDWLAESLRKVYDRLEDDQRLVLEYKFFEPAFYHTDVPDWGTSYVHCVALGEKAKVCLDTGHHAPGTNIEFIVAQLLRLGRLGSFDFNSRFYADDDLIVGAADPFQLFRIMHEVVRGGGLDPAAGVAFMLDQCHNVEGKIPGQIRSVLNVQEMTARALLVDTAALEAAQNAGDVLAANAVLMDAFYTDVRPDLAQWRESRGVPADPMAAFAASGYQEKINADRQGGHQAGWGA
- a CDS encoding L-rhamnose mutarotase, producing the protein MSRQRVCFQLQVKPGRIEEYTRRHAAVWPEMLAALKSSGWHNYSLFLRPDGLLIGYFETDSLPEAQARMAATDVNARWQEQMSGFFEDLDGAPDEGFLQLTEIFNLEDQLAASTPGFSSSTSQGD